In Bactrocera oleae isolate idBacOlea1 chromosome 5, idBacOlea1, whole genome shotgun sequence, a genomic segment contains:
- the CARPA gene encoding carbonic anhydrase-related protein 10, with the protein MLSAASASAPSCVSGFIAYSAIVLLCTSGIKASWEEWWTYDGISGPSFWGLINPQWNMCNKGRRQSPIDIVPDKLLFDPYLRPLHIDKHKVSGTLHNTGQSLVFRVDKDTKQPVNITGGPLAYRYQFEEIYIHYGTENSRGSEHYIQGYSFPGEIQIYGFNKELYHNMSEAQHKSQGIVALSLMVQIGDTPNPELRIITTTFNKVLYRGFSTPIRHISVRSLLPNTDHYITYEGSTTHPGCWESTVWIIVNKPIYITKQELYQLRRLMQGSESTPKAPLGNNARPVQGLHHRTVRTNIDFKRNKNQNSCPTMYKDMYYRANRWSPDTGLLIR; encoded by the exons GAATCAAAGCCAGTTGGGAAGAATGGTGGACATATGATGGCATATCCG gACCAAGTTTTTGGGGCCTTATCAATCCACAATGGAATATGTGCAACAAAGGGCGGCGTCAGTCACCAATAGACATAGTGCCCGACAAGTTACTCTTCGATCCATATCTGCGACCATTGCATATCGATAAGCACAAG GTTTCCGGTACACTACACAACACAGGTCAATCGCTCGTCTTCCGCGTCGACAAGGACACAAAGCAGCCGGTAAACATCACTGGTGGCCCTCTCGCCTATCGCTATCAATTCGAGGAAATTTACATACACTACGGCACCGAGAACAGTCGGGGGTCAGAGCACTACATACAGGGTTACAGTTTCCCTGGTGag ATACAAATCTACGGCTTCAACAAGGAACTCTATCACAATATGTCCGAGGCGCAGCACAAGTCACAGGGCATTGTGGCGCTCTCGCTCATGGTGCAAATTGGGGATACGCCAAACCCCGAATTGCGAATTATTACCACCACCTTCAACAAGGTTTTGTACCGAG GGTTTTCCACACCCATCAGGCACATATCAGTGCGATCACTGTTGCCAAATACGGATCACTACATCACCTACGAAGGATCCACAACGCATCCTGGCTGCTGGGAAAGCACCGTTTGGATAATTGTAAACAAACCCATTTATATCACAAAGCAAGAG TTGTACCAACTCCGACGACTGATGCAGGGCTCCGAGAGTACACCGAAAGCTCCACTAGGCAATAATGCGCGTCCCGTGCAAGGACTACACCATAGAACCGTAAGGACAAATATAGACTTTAAGCGTAATAAG AATCAAAACTCGTGTCCGACCATGTACAAGGACATGTATTATCGAGCGAATCGCTGGTCACCGGACACTGGCTTATTGATTCGTTGA